The following proteins are co-located in the Vigna angularis cultivar LongXiaoDou No.4 chromosome 2, ASM1680809v1, whole genome shotgun sequence genome:
- the LOC108329494 gene encoding pentatricopeptide repeat-containing protein At3g09060 isoform X1, with the protein MVELPKSLSSHSLLKLLKAQKSLLSALSLFDDATRRPGFVPSSAVFHHILRRLATDPALFLAHVQRIVSSIRCPCHEEVPLVLLKAYAKSRMPDEALHVFQTMPQVFGCTPTARSFNTLLNAFVESNQWARAEGFFKYFESARVLPNVETYNVLMKVLCKKREFEKVRELLTWMSSAGLSPDKVTYGTLIGATAKSGDLGFALEVFDEMREHGVEPDVVCYNMIIDGFFKSGDFLKASEMWERLLREESVFPSVVSYNVMISGLCKCGRFGEGLEIWERMKRNDRRHDLFTYSTLIHGLSEGGDLDGARRVYEEMVGRGVRPDVVTCNAMLNGLCKAGKVKECFELWEEMGNWGLRNVRSYNIFLNGLFENEKVEEAMSMWGGLSKADSATFSVVIHGLCRNGHVNWALRVLEEAEQKGGDVDVDAFTYSSMINALCKEGRLDEVSGVVELMNKRGCKLNLHVCNVLIDGFVKHSRLDSAVKAFGEMGSKGCPPNVVSYNILINGLLRAGRFREASDYVNEMLQKGWKPDIITYSMLIDSLYENRMGEAAVRLWHQFLNTGHMPDITMYNIVIHRLCCSGKVEDALQLYLTMRQRKCISLVTYNTIMEGFYKVGNCRMASMTWDHISADGLQPDIISYNITLKGLCSCGRVTDAMEVLNDALAHGVLPTAITWNILEMGFRRCLGMRPSSIFEHACHITLPDSVLKEI; encoded by the exons ATGGTGGAGCTTCCCAAATCCCTCTCTTCCCACAGTCTTCTCAAGCTGCTCAAAGCTCAGAAGTCCCTTCTCTCTGCCCTTAGCCTCTTCGACGACGCCACGCGCCGCCCCGGCTTTGTCCCCTCCTCCGCCGTCTTCCACCACATCCTCCGCCGCCTGGCCACCGACCCCGCTCTCTTCCTCGCCCACGTGCAACGTATTGTCTCCTCCATTCGCTGCCCCTGCCACGAGGAGGTGCCCCTCGTCCTCCTCAAAGCCTACGCCAAATCCCGCATGCCCGACGAAGCCCTGCACGTGTTCCAAACCATGCCGCAAGTGTTCGGGTGCACCCCCACCGCACGCTCCTTCAACACCCTCCTCAACGCGTTCGTTGAATCGAACCAATGGGCACGGGCTGAGGGCTTCTTCAAGTACTTTGAATCCGCTCGCGTGTTGCCGAATGTCGAAACCTATAACGTTCTCATGAAGGTGTTGTGTAAAAAGCGTGAGTTTGAGAAGGTTAGGGAGTTGCTGACGTGGATGTCGAGTGCGGGGTTGAGCCCTGATAAGGTCACTTACGGTACTTTGATTGGTGCAACGGCGAAGAGTGGAGATTTGGGATTTGCGCTTGAAGTGTTCGATGAAATGCGTGAGCACGGGGTGGAACCTGATGTGGTGTGTTATAACATGATCATTGATGGGTTTTTTAAAAGTGGGGATTTTCTGAAGGCGAGTGAAATGTGGGAGAGGTTGTTGAGGGAAGAGTCGGTGTTTCCCAGTGTGGTGAGTTATAACGTCATGATTAGTGGCTTGTGTAAGTGTGGGAGGTTTGGTGAGGGTTTGGAGATATGGGAGCGGATGAAGAGGAATGACAGGAGGCATGATTTGTTTACGTATAGTACTTTGATACATGGGTTGAGTGAAGGGGGGGATTTGGATGGAGCTAGAAGGGTTTACGAGGAGATGGTTGGACGAGGTGTTAGGCCTGATGTTGTTACGTGTAATGCAATGCTTAATGGGTTGTGTAAGGCGGGGAAGGTTAAGGAATGTTTTGAATTGTGGGAGGAGATGGGGAACTGGGGTCTGCGGAACGTGAGAAGTTATAACATATTTCTGAATGGGTTGTTTGAGAATGAGAAGGTGGAGGAGGCCATGTCGATGTGGGGTGGTTTGTCGAAGGCGGATTCTGCTACGTTTAGTGTGGTGATTCATGGTTTGTGTAGGAATGGGCATGTGAATTGGGCTTTGCGGGTGTTGGAAGAGGCTGAACAGAAGGGAGGTGATGTGGATGTGGATGCTTTTACTTACTCGTCAATGATAAACGCTTTGTGCAAAGAAGGGAGATTAGATGAGGTAAGTGGAGTCGTAGAACTTATGAATAAGCGTGGCTGTAAATTGAACCTCCATGTTTGTAATGTGCTTATTGATGGGTTTGTTAAACATTCCAGACTTGATAGTGCTGTTAAAGCTTTTGGGGAAATGGGCAGCAAAGGTTGCCCACCAAATGTTGTGTCCTATAATATTCTTATAAATGGATTACTGAGAGCTGGAAGATTTCGTGAGGCTTCTGATTATGTTAATGAAATGTTGCAAAAAGGGTGGAAACCAGATATTATCACATATAGTATGTTGATAGATAGTCTTTATGAGAACAGGATGGGGGAGGCAGCCGTTAGGTTGTGGCATCAGTTTCTTAACACAGGGCATATGCCTGATATTACTATGTACAACATTGTCATTCATAGACTTTGTTGTTCTGGGAAAGTGGAAGATGCTCTGCAGCTTTATTTAACGATGAGGCAGAGGAAATGTATTAGCCTTGTGACTTACAATACCATTATGGAGGGTTTTTACAAAGTTGGAAACTGCAGAATGGCATCAATGACTTGGGATCACATCTCAGCAGATGGGCTACAGCCCGACATCATCTCGTATAATATTACTCTTAAGGGGCTCTGTTCTTGTGGTAGAGTAACAGATGCAATGGAGGTTCTAAATGATGCTTTGGCGCATGGTGTTCTGCCAACGGCCATTACCTGGAACATATTA GAAATGGGATTCCGGAGATGTTTAGGTATGCGACCAAGCAGCATTTTTGAGCATGCTTGTCATATTACGCTTCCAGATAGCGTTTTGAAGGAAATTTAA
- the LOC108329494 gene encoding pentatricopeptide repeat-containing protein At3g09060 isoform X2, which produces MVELPKSLSSHSLLKLLKAQKSLLSALSLFDDATRRPGFVPSSAVFHHILRRLATDPALFLAHVQRIVSSIRCPCHEEVPLVLLKAYAKSRMPDEALHVFQTMPQVFGCTPTARSFNTLLNAFVESNQWARAEGFFKYFESARVLPNVETYNVLMKVLCKKREFEKVRELLTWMSSAGLSPDKVTYGTLIGATAKSGDLGFALEVFDEMREHGVEPDVVCYNMIIDGFFKSGDFLKASEMWERLLREESVFPSVVSYNVMISGLCKCGRFGEGLEIWERMKRNDRRHDLFTYSTLIHGLSEGGDLDGARRVYEEMVGRGVRPDVVTCNAMLNGLCKAGKVKECFELWEEMGNWGLRNVRSYNIFLNGLFENEKVEEAMSMWGGLSKADSATFSVVIHGLCRNGHVNWALRVLEEAEQKGGDVDVDAFTYSSMINALCKEGRLDEVSGVVELMNKRGCKLNLHVCNVLIDGFVKHSRLDSAVKAFGEMGSKGCPPNVVSYNILINGLLRAGRFREASDYVNEMLQKGWKPDIITYSMLIDSLYENRMGEAAVRLWHQFLNTGHMPDITMYNIVIHRLCCSGKVEDALQLYLTMRQRKCISLVTYNTIMEGFYKVGNCRMASMTWDHISADGLQPDIISYNITLKGLCSCGRVTDAMEVLNDALAHGVLPTAITWNILVRALIFF; this is translated from the coding sequence ATGGTGGAGCTTCCCAAATCCCTCTCTTCCCACAGTCTTCTCAAGCTGCTCAAAGCTCAGAAGTCCCTTCTCTCTGCCCTTAGCCTCTTCGACGACGCCACGCGCCGCCCCGGCTTTGTCCCCTCCTCCGCCGTCTTCCACCACATCCTCCGCCGCCTGGCCACCGACCCCGCTCTCTTCCTCGCCCACGTGCAACGTATTGTCTCCTCCATTCGCTGCCCCTGCCACGAGGAGGTGCCCCTCGTCCTCCTCAAAGCCTACGCCAAATCCCGCATGCCCGACGAAGCCCTGCACGTGTTCCAAACCATGCCGCAAGTGTTCGGGTGCACCCCCACCGCACGCTCCTTCAACACCCTCCTCAACGCGTTCGTTGAATCGAACCAATGGGCACGGGCTGAGGGCTTCTTCAAGTACTTTGAATCCGCTCGCGTGTTGCCGAATGTCGAAACCTATAACGTTCTCATGAAGGTGTTGTGTAAAAAGCGTGAGTTTGAGAAGGTTAGGGAGTTGCTGACGTGGATGTCGAGTGCGGGGTTGAGCCCTGATAAGGTCACTTACGGTACTTTGATTGGTGCAACGGCGAAGAGTGGAGATTTGGGATTTGCGCTTGAAGTGTTCGATGAAATGCGTGAGCACGGGGTGGAACCTGATGTGGTGTGTTATAACATGATCATTGATGGGTTTTTTAAAAGTGGGGATTTTCTGAAGGCGAGTGAAATGTGGGAGAGGTTGTTGAGGGAAGAGTCGGTGTTTCCCAGTGTGGTGAGTTATAACGTCATGATTAGTGGCTTGTGTAAGTGTGGGAGGTTTGGTGAGGGTTTGGAGATATGGGAGCGGATGAAGAGGAATGACAGGAGGCATGATTTGTTTACGTATAGTACTTTGATACATGGGTTGAGTGAAGGGGGGGATTTGGATGGAGCTAGAAGGGTTTACGAGGAGATGGTTGGACGAGGTGTTAGGCCTGATGTTGTTACGTGTAATGCAATGCTTAATGGGTTGTGTAAGGCGGGGAAGGTTAAGGAATGTTTTGAATTGTGGGAGGAGATGGGGAACTGGGGTCTGCGGAACGTGAGAAGTTATAACATATTTCTGAATGGGTTGTTTGAGAATGAGAAGGTGGAGGAGGCCATGTCGATGTGGGGTGGTTTGTCGAAGGCGGATTCTGCTACGTTTAGTGTGGTGATTCATGGTTTGTGTAGGAATGGGCATGTGAATTGGGCTTTGCGGGTGTTGGAAGAGGCTGAACAGAAGGGAGGTGATGTGGATGTGGATGCTTTTACTTACTCGTCAATGATAAACGCTTTGTGCAAAGAAGGGAGATTAGATGAGGTAAGTGGAGTCGTAGAACTTATGAATAAGCGTGGCTGTAAATTGAACCTCCATGTTTGTAATGTGCTTATTGATGGGTTTGTTAAACATTCCAGACTTGATAGTGCTGTTAAAGCTTTTGGGGAAATGGGCAGCAAAGGTTGCCCACCAAATGTTGTGTCCTATAATATTCTTATAAATGGATTACTGAGAGCTGGAAGATTTCGTGAGGCTTCTGATTATGTTAATGAAATGTTGCAAAAAGGGTGGAAACCAGATATTATCACATATAGTATGTTGATAGATAGTCTTTATGAGAACAGGATGGGGGAGGCAGCCGTTAGGTTGTGGCATCAGTTTCTTAACACAGGGCATATGCCTGATATTACTATGTACAACATTGTCATTCATAGACTTTGTTGTTCTGGGAAAGTGGAAGATGCTCTGCAGCTTTATTTAACGATGAGGCAGAGGAAATGTATTAGCCTTGTGACTTACAATACCATTATGGAGGGTTTTTACAAAGTTGGAAACTGCAGAATGGCATCAATGACTTGGGATCACATCTCAGCAGATGGGCTACAGCCCGACATCATCTCGTATAATATTACTCTTAAGGGGCTCTGTTCTTGTGGTAGAGTAACAGATGCAATGGAGGTTCTAAATGATGCTTTGGCGCATGGTGTTCTGCCAACGGCCATTACCTGGAACATATTAGTTAGAGCATTGATATTTTTCTGA
- the LOC108329495 gene encoding uncharacterized protein LOC108329495 yields the protein MIALKFIHPSTPTNIKYNIHSSRILNTKGYTICLCKSNESDSQAPQPGDIRKQELLAQIAILQTQKVRLTNYLDDRSAYLAKFGEEAKAEFDKIGEDALQELDEASARITANIESQKVEFEESAELFRQEIKEREKELHEFEVQMEDGRNEGLFFKNLRKKAPVDIAKAKEEAEKIKNVTREKAGSRTRKGIYLFFIGLLTFAIVDSIASPSTDWRKEAVLGAIVLALVSQLIYEQSMSSETGKIRKANTEEKKN from the exons ATGATTGccctcaaattcattcatcCTTCCACTCCTACCAATATCAAGTATAATATCCACAGCAGCAGAATCCTCAACACAAAAGGTTATACTATATGTCTCTGCAAGTCCAATGAATCTGATTCTCAAGCTCCCCAACCAGGAGATATACGTAAACAAGAACTGCTAGCACAAATTGCCATTCTTCAAACTCAAAAAGTCCGACTCACAAATTATCTAGACGATAGATCTGCATATTTAGCCAAATTTGGTGAAGAAGCCAAGGCTGAGTTTGACAAGATTGGAGAAGATGCCCTCCAAGAATTAGATGAAGCTAGTGCCAGA ATAACAGCAAACATAGAGAGCCAGAAGGTAGAGTTTGAGGAATCTGCAGAACTCTTCAGACAAGAGATTAAGGAGCGCGAAAAGGAACTGCATGAATTTGAAGTTCAAATGGAGGATGGAAGAAACGAAGGGCTATTCTTTAAGAACCTTAGAAAGAAAGCACCTGTTGACATAGCAAAAGCTAAAGAGGAGgcggaaaaaataaaaaatgtaacccGAGAAAAAGCTGGTAGCAGAACAAGAAAAGGCATTTACCTCTTCTTTATTGGCCTTCTTACCTTTGCAATAGTTGATTCTATTGCCTCACCATCAACTGATTGGAGGAAGGAAGCAGTTCTTGGAGCTATTGTTCTGGCTTTAGTTTCTCAGCTCATCTATGAACAGTCGATGTCATCAGAAACTGGAAAAATAAGAAAGGCCAATActgaagagaaaaagaactGA